In the genome of Acidobacteriota bacterium, the window AAAAACGCCAGAGGAAGCAAATTGTTTATGCAGTATTGCGCCAGTTGTCATGGGGTAGATGGAAAGGGCGGAGGGACAGTTGCGCCTTCATTGAAAGGCACGATGCCTGATCTGACAATGATTCCCAAAGAGAATGGAAAGTTTCCCGGCTTGCGTGTGCTGCATATTATTTCCGGCGATAAGGAAGTGATTTCTCACGGCAGTAAGGAAATGCCGGTTTGGGGACAGGTCTTCAGGGAAAAGAAAGGCGAATCTTCGGCGAAACTGGATATTTACGCGTTACAGGAATACATCGAATCCATTCAACAGAAGTAACGAATTACCCATAGACACGAACCTCACTCGCTGTTAGTCCAAAAGGCCGTTATCAAAGCAATCTTTATCAGATTGCAGCGATAGCGGCCTCTTTTTTTTCATCGCCGGTTGTTTGCTTAACCCGCCTTCTTTCGGAATCTGAGCGCTGCAACCGTAATCATCAGAATACTCATGCCGGTCAGAATCAAACCTTGTTTCCATAAATCCTGAAACTCTGCGCCGCGCAGGATGACGCCGCGAAAGATTTGGATCAAGTACGTGGTCGGGATAATGCTGCTTAAAAACTGGAAGATTTGCGGCATAGTGTCAATCGGAAAGATGTAACCCGACAGAAAAATCGAGGGCATCATCGTTCCAAACGCCATCTGTGTCGCTTCCTGATAGGTTTGCGCGCGCGTCGAAACCAGCAGGCCGAATCCCAGCATTGTCAGTATGAAGGGAGCGACCAACAGCATCAGCAGCGGGATGCTGCCGCGAATCGGAACTCCGAACGCCCAACGCATGAAAAAGAGCAGGATCAGCAGTTCTCCATAAGCGACGAAGGCGTAGGGCACAACTTTGCCGATCATCAATCCTAACGGCTTGACGGGAGTCATGTATAACTGATCCAGTGTGCCGCGCTCGCGTTCGCGAACGATGGTAACCGCCGTCATGAGCACGGTCATCATTTGCATCAACACGGCGATCATTCCCGGAATCAAAAAGTTTGCCGATTTGGAATCAGGATTGAACAACACCTTCGGACGAGCTTCGATCGGCAGAGTCTGTCTGACCGCAGTTACAGACTGGCTGCGTTCCAGGGATTCGCGCAATGCGATGGCGTTGGAAACATTGAGCGCTTCGCCAGCGACAGAAGAATCCGAACCATCCACCAGCACCAGATAGTTTGCTGTTTGACCCGCCAGCAAATGCCGCGAATAGTCCGGCGGGATTTTGATGCCAACCCGCACACGCCCGGCGATGATTTCACGGTTCAGTTCGTCTTCCGAAAAAACATACTTGACGATTTTGAAATCGTCCGAATGGACGAAGCGATCCAGCAAACGACGGCTTTCCTGCGTTTGAGCCGCATCGTAAACCGCCGTCGGAATCCGTCGCACGTTGGTGTTGATGGCAAATCCGATCATGAACATCTGAATCATCGGAATGATGACCGTGAAAAACAGCGCCATACGGTCTCGGCTGATATGAATCGCTTCTTTGCGAAGCACCGGAAGCAATCCGTTGAACGGATTGGCGCGCGCAATTTGTTTGTGGGTTTCGGGAGCTTTCATTGGCTTACTCTTTCAGCGAATTGGTCAGCGTTACGAACACGTCTTCCAGCGAAGGTTTGATCGTCAGCAAATCAACTTCGGAAAATCCATCGGCGGCAAGATCGCTTTTAACCTTGTCCAAGCTAACTTCGGCGTCCATCAGTAGGTGGATTGACTGGCCGAAAATTGTCGCGGAGAGAACGTACGGCTTTTGTTTGATGGCCGCCAACGCGTTTGACGTGTGACTTGTGTTGATTTCAATCCGCTGTGTGCCCGGCGGAGAAACTTCCGGAATCTCTTTCAACTCATCAGGCGTGCCGTTGGCAATCAGCTTGGAAAGGTAGATGTATCCGACCCGCCCGCAACGTTCTGCTTCATCCATGTAATGCGTGGTAACGAAAAAGGTCACGCCTTGGCCGGATAACTGAAATAGCAAATCCCACAAATCGCGCCGCGCCACGGGATCAATGCCCGCCGTCGGTTCATCCAGAAACATCAGCTTCGGTTCGTGTATGAAGGCGCAAGCCAGCGCCAGCCGCTGTTTCCATCCGCCCGAAAGTTTTCCCGCGCGGCGATCCAGGTATGGTTCCAGGTGCGTCATGGCAATCGCGTCGTTTTTTCGCCGCCGCAGGTATTCGCCGCGCAACCCGTACACGCCTGCATAAAATTCTATGTTTTCACGAACGGTCAGGTCTTCGTAAAGGCTGAACTTTTGAGACATATATCCGACGTGTTGCCGAATTTCGTCTGCTTGTTCAACGCAATCCATTCCCAATACCTGGCCGCTGCCCTCGCTCGGCAGCAACAAACCGCAAAGAGCCTTGATCAGCGTCGTTTTGCCTGACCCATTCGGCCCAAGAAACCCATAAATCTCGCCTTCTTCGACGCGAATCGAAACGTGATCCACGGCAGTGAAGTGACCGAAACGAACCGTCAGGTCTTTCGTCAAGATTGCCTGCATCTCATTTCTCCAGCGTGACGTCGGCGGCCATTCCTGGCTTCAGTTTGCCTTCGCGGTTGTCAATGTGAATTTTGATGCCGAAGACCTGATGATTGCGCTCGTCGCGACTTTGCACGTTGCGCGGCGTGAATTCGCCCTGTGAGTTGATCTGTTCGACAACGCCATCAAAGAGTTGGTCGCTGAAGGAATCCACTTTGATCTTGGCTTTTTGGCCGACTTTGACGGTTCCAAGTTGGGGTTCAGGAATGAAAACGCGAACGAAGATTTGATCCTTTTCCAGCAATCGCGCGACGGTTTGATTGGGCGTCAACAAATCACCCGGTCGTACGCTGAGCACTTCGACTGTCGCCGCCGCCGATGATTTGACTTCGCCTTCTTCCAATTGAACTTTGATTTGTTCCAGGCGGGCCTGCGCTTCGGCAAGCTGCGCGCGCGCGTCGGCAATTTCCTCTGCGCGCGGGCCAGCCAGCACCAATCGCTCGGCTTCCTGCGCCTGACGGAACTTTTCTTCAGCGGCGCGGATGTCTTCTTTGCGGCTGCCGTTCAGCAACAGATCAAGCCGTTTCTTTTCCGCATCTCGCCGAGCGCGCAAGTTCTGCAGGCGAAACTTGGCTGAATCGTATTCCTGTTGGGAAATATCGCCGGATGCGCGCAACTGTTCGGTTCGTTGAAATGCGACGTTGGCATTGTTCAAATCAGCTTCGGCTGCGGCCAGGGAAGCGCGCGCTTGTTCGACTTCTTCCGGGCGCGGCCAGGTTTTGACGGCTTCCAAAGATGCGCGAGCGGTTTCGGTCGCAGCCTTGGCCTGGGCTTTTTCTTCCGGGCGAGCACCGTGCAGCAATCTTTCCAGGCGCGCCTGTTGTTGCTCAATGCGCGCTTCGGCCTGCTCTTTTTGTGCTTGTAATTCGGCAATATCGAACTTCACGAGCGGCTGACCGGCTGTGACTTCCTGACCTTCTTCGACCAAGACGGCTTCAACGCGTCCGCCGACTTTTGAGCCGACGCGAATTTCTCGCGTTTCAATCGTGCCGGAAAAAACGGCCTCCTGCTTTTTTCCAAAGCCAAAACCATTGCCAGAGCAACTGATGCAGATCGTGACTGCTCCCAGCATTGTCGCAGAGATCATCGTTCTCAATAGTTGTTTATTCATTCACCTTTCTCCGTTTTTCCCGCACAACATCGTGGATGGATTTAAGTAAGTAAGTACATACTTACCCTAACATAGTAAAAATCTCAATGATCCAGCCGAGAAAAACTTGCGCGGGACATATTTCGTTATCCGAGTATGGTATCGTTTGAGTGCAGAAGGCACATTTCTCGGCGAATTTGCTGCCATTCTGTTGCCTTGACATATAAATCTGCTTGCCGGATAAATGACGCTAAGCAGAAAGCTATAGCTGAATTCAAAAAAGTAAAATCCCCTGGAGAATCTCAATGACCCGGCTGAGTTTCAAGGGACCGCGAATGGAGCCAATAGAGATATGCACGAGATCAAAAAGTGTAATTCTTGCGGCAATACTTACCCAAGCAATCTTTCCTTTTGCTTGAATGACGGAAGTCCGCTTGTTCCGGTTGATTCCATGATCGGAACGGTCTTGGACGGGCGTTACCGCTTGGACAGCCTCATCGGTGTGGGCGGAATGGGAGACGTTTACCGCGCCACGCACGTTCACATAGACACTGAATTTGCCGTAAAACTTCTGAAGCCGGAGTTTGTCGCAGATCAAACCGCAATCAAACGCTTTCGTTTGGAAGCCAAAGCCGCCGGACGAATCCAGCATCCAAACGCTGTCAGAGTGACCGATTTTGGCGTCACGCCAGAAAAAATTGTGTATCTGGTGATGGAATTAGTGCAGGGACAATCGCTGCGCGAATTGATACGAGCGGAAAAGCGGCTGGAAACACTGCGTGCAGTCAACATCGTGCGCCAGGTTTGTGGTGCGGTTGAAGCCGCGCATCGCAGCGGCGTAATTCATCGCGATCTCAAACCCGACAACATCATTATCGAAAGTCATCCAAGCGGCGAACGTGTGAAAGTGCTTGATTTCGGCATCGCCAAGTTACGCGAGGCAAAGACGGATTCGTTTTTGACACAAGCCGGAACGATCATCGGAACTCCGCAGTATATGTCTCCCGAACAATGCCAGGGGCAAAGCCTTGATCCCCGGTCAGACATTTACAGCATTGGCATTGTGCTGTACGAAATGCTGACGGGAACAGTCCCCTTTGACGGCGAATCCACGCTTCAGGTCGTTTACAACCAACTGCACTTGATTCCCAGGTCGGTGCAGGAGTTGTCGCCACACATTCCGCAGCCGTTGGCCCAGGTCATTATGCGCACTTTGGAGAAAGAGCCTG includes:
- a CDS encoding cytochrome c; this translates as MTRRIISIGVCGLGLLFLLFATSTFDVSAQKAGKNARGSKLFMQYCASCHGVDGKGGGTVAPSLKGTMPDLTMIPKENGKFPGLRVLHIISGDKEVISHGSKEMPVWGQVFREKKGESSAKLDIYALQEYIESIQQK
- a CDS encoding ABC transporter permease is translated as MKAPETHKQIARANPFNGLLPVLRKEAIHISRDRMALFFTVIIPMIQMFMIGFAINTNVRRIPTAVYDAAQTQESRRLLDRFVHSDDFKIVKYVFSEDELNREIIAGRVRVGIKIPPDYSRHLLAGQTANYLVLVDGSDSSVAGEALNVSNAIALRESLERSQSVTAVRQTLPIEARPKVLFNPDSKSANFLIPGMIAVLMQMMTVLMTAVTIVRERERGTLDQLYMTPVKPLGLMIGKVVPYAFVAYGELLILLFFMRWAFGVPIRGSIPLLMLLVAPFILTMLGFGLLVSTRAQTYQEATQMAFGTMMPSIFLSGYIFPIDTMPQIFQFLSSIIPTTYLIQIFRGVILRGAEFQDLWKQGLILTGMSILMITVAALRFRKKAG
- a CDS encoding ABC transporter ATP-binding protein, encoding MQAILTKDLTVRFGHFTAVDHVSIRVEEGEIYGFLGPNGSGKTTLIKALCGLLLPSEGSGQVLGMDCVEQADEIRQHVGYMSQKFSLYEDLTVRENIEFYAGVYGLRGEYLRRRKNDAIAMTHLEPYLDRRAGKLSGGWKQRLALACAFIHEPKLMFLDEPTAGIDPVARRDLWDLLFQLSGQGVTFFVTTHYMDEAERCGRVGYIYLSKLIANGTPDELKEIPEVSPPGTQRIEINTSHTSNALAAIKQKPYVLSATIFGQSIHLLMDAEVSLDKVKSDLAADGFSEVDLLTIKPSLEDVFVTLTNSLKE
- a CDS encoding efflux RND transporter periplasmic adaptor subunit, which gives rise to MNKQLLRTMISATMLGAVTICISCSGNGFGFGKKQEAVFSGTIETREIRVGSKVGGRVEAVLVEEGQEVTAGQPLVKFDIAELQAQKEQAEARIEQQQARLERLLHGARPEEKAQAKAATETARASLEAVKTWPRPEEVEQARASLAAAEADLNNANVAFQRTEQLRASGDISQQEYDSAKFRLQNLRARRDAEKKRLDLLLNGSRKEDIRAAEEKFRQAQEAERLVLAGPRAEEIADARAQLAEAQARLEQIKVQLEEGEVKSSAAATVEVLSVRPGDLLTPNQTVARLLEKDQIFVRVFIPEPQLGTVKVGQKAKIKVDSFSDQLFDGVVEQINSQGEFTPRNVQSRDERNHQVFGIKIHIDNREGKLKPGMAADVTLEK